A genome region from Gossypium hirsutum isolate 1008001.06 chromosome A04, Gossypium_hirsutum_v2.1, whole genome shotgun sequence includes the following:
- the LOC107949083 gene encoding translocon-associated protein subunit alpha, which produces MAMKIFSVFFFALLFLASPFLQVARCQSEAEADVAEAVEGGDLGIVGEDVQDFGDPNYSSAPEVKTVCVFPKNSAKLVLAGEQTELLVGMENIGESPVNVIAIKASVHLPFDHRMLVQNLTAVAFNNATVPPSVQATFPYVFAVSKFLQPGTFDLVGSIIYDIDQQPYQSTFYNGTIEVVEAGGFLSVESVFLVTLGIALLVLLGLWLHGQFQRITKKTKRAPKVEVGTRAPDASLDEWLQGTAYTQSASKSKKKK; this is translated from the exons ATGGCGATGAAAATTTTCAGCGTTTTCTTCTTTGCTCTCCTCTTCCTCGCATCTCCTTTCCTTCAag TTGCTAGGTGTCAATCAGAAGCAGAGGCAGATGTTGCAGAAGCTGTTGAAGGAGGTGATCTCGGTATTGTTGGGGAGGATGTTCAGGATTTTGGTGATCCTAATTACAGTTCAGCTCCTGAAGTTAAAACTGTTTGCGTTTTCCCCAAAAATAGTGCCAAAT TGGTTCTGGCTGGAGAACAGACTGAGCTCCTCGTTGGGATGGAAAATATTG GGGAGTCACCTGTGAATGTCATTGCTATCAAAGCCAGTGTTCATCTTCCTTTTGATCATCGTATGCTTGTTCAAAATCTTACAGCAGTG GCTTTCAACAATGCTACTGTACCCCCTTCAGTTCAAGCTACTTTCCCTTACGTATTTGCTGTTAGCAAGTTCTTACAG CCTGGAACTTTTGATCTTGTGGGTTCGATTATCTATGATATTGATCAGCAACCATACCAAAGTACATTCTATAATGGTACCATTGAAGTTGTTGAGGCTGGTGGTTTCCTCAGTGTTGAGTCCGTTTTCCTTGTTACCCTTGGGATTGCACTTCTTGTTCTCCTTGGTTTGTGGCTTCATGGTCAATTTCAGCGTATCACCAAG AAAACTAAGAGGGCTCCAAAGGTGGAAGTTGGGACCAGGGCTCCCGATGCTTCACTGGATGAATGGCTTCAG GGAACTGCTTACACTCAGTCGGCTTCCAAATCAAAGAAGAAGAAGTAG